Proteins from one Chloroflexota bacterium genomic window:
- a CDS encoding glutamine amidotransferase family protein — protein sequence MKDLQRYQNRYGDDKVIEACGLFGILDTAGRRFSGAEVIQAMALMHDRGNGLGGGFAAYGIYPEHADCYALHVMTMHEQAREQVEAFLRCHFDVVKGEPVPTRPTPDIVDPPDLHRYFVHPRRDEASEVSEEDYVVGRVMEINSGIDGAFVFSSGKNMGVFKGVGYPEQIAEYFCLESYEGYMWTGHNRFPTNTPGWWGGAHPFNILDWTVVHNGEISSYGINVRFLEMYGYRCTMQTDTEVLAYALDLLIRRHHLPVGIAAKVLAPPLWGEIEAMEPEERRLHETLRQVYGSLLMNGPFTIIAAHEGEMIALGDRIRLRPLVAGVKGDRLYVSSEESAIWLVCPDVEATWIPVGGQPVVGRLGETPTPPETASAYVMPMGASLDMVKVEA from the coding sequence ATGAAAGACTTGCAGCGGTACCAAAACCGTTATGGCGATGATAAAGTGATCGAGGCGTGTGGTCTGTTCGGTATCCTGGATACTGCCGGGAGGCGTTTCTCCGGTGCCGAGGTGATCCAGGCCATGGCCTTGATGCATGATCGTGGCAACGGGTTGGGGGGAGGCTTCGCAGCGTATGGCATCTACCCCGAGCATGCCGACTGCTATGCCTTGCACGTGATGACCATGCATGAGCAGGCCCGCGAGCAGGTGGAGGCGTTCCTGCGGTGTCACTTCGACGTGGTCAAGGGGGAGCCCGTACCCACCCGCCCCACGCCGGATATCGTGGATCCCCCGGATCTCCATCGCTACTTCGTGCATCCCCGGCGGGACGAGGCGTCGGAGGTAAGCGAGGAGGATTACGTCGTCGGCCGGGTGATGGAGATCAACAGCGGCATCGATGGGGCGTTCGTCTTCTCCAGCGGAAAGAACATGGGGGTGTTCAAGGGCGTGGGCTACCCGGAGCAGATCGCCGAGTACTTCTGCCTGGAGTCCTACGAGGGGTATATGTGGACCGGGCACAACCGCTTCCCGACGAACACGCCCGGTTGGTGGGGAGGGGCGCATCCCTTCAATATCCTGGACTGGACCGTGGTACACAACGGCGAGATCTCCTCTTACGGGATCAACGTGCGCTTCCTGGAGATGTACGGCTATCGATGTACCATGCAGACCGACACGGAGGTGCTGGCCTACGCGCTGGACCTGTTGATCCGGCGGCATCATCTGCCGGTGGGGATCGCCGCCAAGGTGCTGGCGCCGCCGCTTTGGGGGGAGATCGAGGCCATGGAGCCGGAGGAGCGGCGCCTGCACGAGACGCTGCGCCAGGTTTACGGCAGCCTGCTGATGAACGGCCCGTTCACCATCATCGCCGCACATGAGGGCGAGATGATCGCGTTGGGGGATCGCATCCGCCTGCGGCCGTTGGTGGCGGGCGTGAAGGGGGACCGTCTGTACGTCTCATCGGAGGAGTCGGCCATCTGGCTGGTGTGCCCGGATGTGGAGGCGACCTGGATCCCGGTGGGCGGGCAGCCGGTGGTCGGCCGCTTGGGGGAGACCCCAACGCCGCCCGAGACGGCATCGGCCTACGTGATGCCGATGGGCGCATCCCTGGATATGGTCAAGGTGGAGGCGTGA
- a CDS encoding 4Fe-4S dicluster domain-containing protein, translated as MKRVYVKEEFCIACTLCEIFCAVQHSASRDILRAFKRETPRPMPRALVERIGPVSFSVQCRHCAEPLCVYSCLTGAMHRDEETGAIVVDAERCIGCWTCVMACPYGVIRQGMYRGHPVAVKCDLCPGRDVPACVENCPNGALVFAEEAPHA; from the coding sequence GTGAAACGGGTATACGTGAAGGAAGAGTTCTGTATCGCCTGTACCTTATGTGAGATCTTTTGCGCTGTCCAACATTCCGCCTCTCGCGATATCCTGCGGGCTTTCAAGCGGGAGACGCCACGGCCGATGCCCCGTGCGCTCGTGGAGCGGATCGGGCCGGTCTCTTTCTCCGTGCAGTGTCGCCATTGCGCGGAGCCGCTGTGCGTGTATAGCTGCCTGACGGGGGCTATGCACCGGGACGAGGAGACCGGCGCCATCGTCGTCGATGCAGAGCGTTGCATCGGCTGTTGGACCTGCGTCATGGCGTGTCCTTATGGCGTGATCCGGCAGGGCATGTACCGGGGGCATCCGGTCGCCGTCAAGTGCGATCTATGTCCGGGCCGGGATGTGCCCGCTTGCGTGGAGAACTGCCCGAACGGCGCGCTGGTCTTTGCGGAGGAGGCGCCCCATGCCTGA
- a CDS encoding FMN-binding glutamate synthase family protein: protein MKSILPPRFIVERDPDRCIQCQVCVNQCGWEVHYYDPIDDVVRSYDERCVACHRCVVFCPTHALTIRERPLDYRRNANWTPEVIEDIYKQSETGGIVLTGMGNDKPYRNYWDHLVLNASQVTNPSIDPLREPMELRTYLGAKSDRVEVDPDTLELRTQLAPQVPIEVPVMFSAMSYGAISLNVHEALARAAAEAGTLFNTGEGGLARHLYEYKDHAIAQVASGRFGVHPDYLEMARVLEIKIGQGAKPGIGGHLPGEKVSEPVAATRMIPVGTDALSPAPQHDIYSIEDLSQLIYALKEATRYTKPVSVKIAAVHNVAAIASGIVRAGADIVAIDGLRGSTGAAPKIIRDNVGIPIALAIAAVDSRLREEGIRNRASIVAAGGFRNSGDVLKAIALGADAVYIGTAALVALGCHVCQMCYTGRCSWGIATTRPDLSKRVNPEIGAQRLVNLLRGWSLEIKEMLGGMGINALESVRGNRLHLRAVGLTEAEMQVLGVKPAGM, encoded by the coding sequence ATGAAGAGCATCCTGCCGCCCCGATTTATCGTGGAGCGCGATCCCGATCGATGTATCCAGTGTCAGGTCTGCGTGAACCAGTGCGGCTGGGAGGTTCACTACTATGACCCGATCGACGACGTGGTGCGCTCCTATGACGAGCGGTGTGTGGCCTGCCATCGATGCGTCGTCTTCTGCCCCACCCATGCCCTGACCATTCGTGAGCGGCCGCTGGACTATCGCCGCAACGCGAATTGGACGCCGGAGGTCATCGAGGACATCTACAAGCAGTCGGAGACGGGGGGAATCGTTCTCACCGGCATGGGGAACGACAAGCCCTATCGGAACTACTGGGATCATCTGGTGTTGAACGCCAGTCAGGTGACCAACCCCTCCATCGATCCGCTGCGCGAGCCGATGGAACTGCGCACGTATCTGGGGGCGAAGTCCGACCGGGTGGAGGTCGACCCGGACACCCTCGAGCTGCGCACGCAGTTGGCACCCCAGGTGCCCATCGAGGTGCCCGTGATGTTCTCGGCGATGTCGTACGGGGCCATCAGCCTGAACGTGCACGAGGCGCTGGCCCGGGCGGCGGCCGAGGCGGGCACGTTGTTCAACACGGGCGAGGGGGGCCTGGCTCGCCACCTGTATGAATACAAGGATCATGCCATCGCCCAGGTGGCGTCGGGGCGCTTCGGGGTGCATCCGGACTACCTGGAGATGGCGCGGGTGCTGGAGATCAAGATCGGTCAGGGGGCCAAGCCGGGGATCGGCGGACATCTGCCCGGGGAGAAGGTGAGCGAGCCGGTGGCCGCCACGCGCATGATCCCGGTGGGCACCGATGCGCTGTCCCCCGCGCCGCAGCACGATATCTATTCCATCGAGGATCTGTCCCAGCTCATCTACGCGCTGAAGGAGGCGACGAGGTACACCAAGCCCGTCTCCGTGAAGATCGCCGCCGTGCACAACGTGGCGGCCATCGCCAGCGGCATCGTGCGCGCCGGGGCGGATATCGTCGCCATCGATGGGCTGCGGGGCTCCACGGGGGCCGCCCCCAAGATCATCCGGGACAACGTCGGCATTCCCATCGCCCTGGCCATCGCGGCGGTGGACAGCCGGCTGCGGGAGGAAGGCATCCGCAATCGGGCCTCCATCGTGGCCGCGGGCGGGTTCCGCAACAGCGGGGATGTGCTCAAGGCCATCGCGCTGGGGGCCGACGCGGTGTACATCGGCACGGCGGCGTTGGTCGCGTTGGGGTGTCATGTCTGTCAGATGTGCTATACCGGCCGCTGCTCGTGGGGGATCGCCACCACGAGGCCGGACTTGAGCAAGCGCGTGAACCCGGAGATCGGCGCACAGCGGTTGGTGAACCTGCTGCGAGGCTGGAGCCTGGAGATCAAGGAGATGTTGGGCGGCATGGGGATCAATGCGCTGGAGAGCGTACGAGGGAATCGATTGCACCTGCGTGCGGTGGGTTTGACGGAGGCGGAGATGCAGGTCTTGGGCGTAAAGCCGGCGGGGATGTGA
- a CDS encoding NAD(P)/FAD-dependent oxidoreductase, protein MPDYVIIGNSAGGIGAAEAIRQVDHESPLTILSDEPYVAYSRPAISEVLSRERSPDRILYRPRDFYQRLNIQAILGVSVVDIDFSAHTVHLADGREVHWDRLLLATGGAPFVPPIEGKELSGVYTFTRLADALALDQRLASGSQVVVIGGGLIGMSVSDALVKRGARVIIVELMDRVLGTMLDPEGSALAEAAARRAGVEVITGHTVQRIQGDEAGEVCGVVLDDGREFACRAVVIAIGVRPRVDLVADSPVNVERGILVNARMETNVPGVYACGDVAEAYDIIAGTSRVVPIWPAAYLGGRVAGLNMAGWPAEYPGNAPMNSLKYFGLRIISGGVQVADGDGYEVLRRGDGKRYRKVILKDDRIVGATFVGDIDRAGIILGLMRERIDVSSFKEDLVSDGFGLIHLPAELRRQWLYGEYPTLRTPGLVLNRQAATSSEVA, encoded by the coding sequence ATGCCTGATTACGTCATCATTGGGAACTCCGCGGGAGGCATCGGGGCCGCCGAAGCCATTCGCCAGGTGGACCATGAGAGTCCCCTGACGATCCTCTCCGATGAACCGTATGTGGCGTACTCCCGGCCGGCCATCTCGGAGGTGCTCTCCCGGGAGCGCTCTCCGGATCGCATCCTCTACCGCCCGCGGGACTTCTATCAGCGGCTGAACATCCAGGCGATCCTGGGCGTGTCCGTGGTAGACATCGATTTCTCGGCGCATACGGTGCACCTGGCCGATGGGCGGGAGGTGCATTGGGATCGCCTGCTGCTGGCGACGGGCGGCGCCCCGTTCGTCCCCCCGATCGAGGGCAAGGAGCTTTCGGGGGTATACACGTTCACGCGGCTGGCCGACGCGCTGGCTCTGGATCAGCGCCTCGCCTCCGGGAGTCAGGTGGTCGTGATCGGCGGCGGGCTGATCGGCATGAGCGTGAGCGATGCGCTGGTCAAGAGGGGGGCGCGTGTGATCATCGTCGAGCTCATGGATCGCGTCCTGGGCACGATGTTGGACCCGGAGGGCTCGGCGCTGGCCGAGGCGGCGGCCCGCCGGGCGGGCGTGGAGGTGATCACCGGCCATACCGTGCAGCGCATTCAGGGCGATGAAGCAGGGGAAGTCTGCGGCGTCGTGCTGGATGATGGGCGAGAGTTCGCCTGTCGGGCGGTCGTGATCGCGATCGGCGTGCGGCCCCGGGTCGACCTGGTGGCCGACAGCCCGGTGAACGTGGAGCGGGGCATCCTGGTCAACGCCCGCATGGAGACGAACGTGCCCGGTGTGTACGCCTGCGGCGATGTGGCGGAGGCGTACGACATCATCGCCGGGACGTCGCGGGTGGTGCCCATCTGGCCGGCGGCCTACCTGGGAGGCCGGGTGGCCGGGTTGAACATGGCCGGGTGGCCCGCGGAGTATCCGGGCAATGCCCCGATGAACTCGCTGAAGTACTTCGGATTGCGCATCATCTCCGGGGGCGTGCAGGTGGCCGACGGCGATGGATATGAGGTGTTGCGTCGCGGGGATGGCAAGCGGTACCGCAAGGTGATCCTGAAGGACGATCGGATCGTGGGGGCTACGTTTGTCGGGGATATCGATCGGGCCGGGATCATCCTGGGGTTGATGCGTGAACGGATCGATGTCTCCTCCTTCAAGGAGGATCTGGTATCGGACGGCTTTGGCCTGATCCACCTACCGGCCGAGCTGCGCCGTCAGTGGCTTTATGGCGAATACCCAACATTGCGGACGCCTGGGTTGGTTCTGAATCGCCAGGCGGCCACGAGCTCAGAGGTGGCCTGA